In Streptomyces sp. HUAS ZL42, the DNA window ACGAGACGCTGCACGTGAAGGCGGGCATGACCACGGCGGTCGACCTGGGCGACGTGACGCGCGGCGAGGCGGGTTCCCTGGTGCTGACCCCGACGGGCCCGTCGGTGCCGGTCGTCGCGGCGGTCCGTGTGGTGCGCGGCAAGGGCGCCAAACAGGAGACGGCGTTCATTCCGGCGACCAGCCCCGTCGGCGCACGCGCCTCGTCGGCCGACAACAGCGGCAAGGGCTCCACGCTCTCCCTGACCGCCCCCACGGGCGCCGCCACGGTCAGGGTCACGGCCTCCGCGGGCAGCGAGGGCGGCACGGCGGTCACGAAGACCTACACGATCAAGTCCGGCACCACCCAGGACGTCACCCCACCGCTGCCGAGCGGCCTGAAGGGCACGTACGCCCTGACGGTGGAACGGGTGTCGGGCGCTCCTGTGTACGCGTCCCGAATGCTCGCGGCGACAGAGGAAGGCATCCAGGGTTTCACGATCCAGACCCTCCCGGACGACCGGGGGATGGTGGCGGTACCGGAGGCGGACGAGGACTTGTCGGTGCTGGAGAAGTAGGCCGCCCGGCTGCGGGCGGCACCCCGCCGACGCCGACCGCAGCACCGGGTGCCTACCCGACGACGCCTAGTCCTCGCCGTACCGCGGATCCACCGTCTCCGGTGTCAGCCCCAGCAACTCGGCGACCTGCTCCACGACCACCTCGTGCACCAGCGCCGCCCGCTCATCGCGCCCCTTCGTGCGGATCTCGACCGGCCGCCGGTAGACGACCACCCGGGCCCGCCGCCCCTCACCCCGGGGAATCGTCCCCCCGAGTGGAACCGCCTCGTCGTTCCAGGGTCCCCCGCGCCCATCGAGCCGCGGCACCTCCAGCACCAGGAAGTCGATGTCCGCCAACTGCGGCCACCGCCGCTCCAGGCGCTCCACGGAGTCCTGCACCAGGTCCGCGAACACCTCGGCGCGGCTGGCCGCGAGTGGCACCTGCGGCGGCGCGATCGGCCCGCGCATGCCCCGGCCGTGGCGATCAC includes these proteins:
- a CDS encoding metallopeptidase family protein, whose translation is MENPVTPRAADPGPGPRRRDRHGRGMRGPIAPPQVPLAASRAEVFADLVQDSVERLERRWPQLADIDFLVLEVPRLDGRGGPWNDEAVPLGGTIPRGEGRRARVVVYRRPVEIRTKGRDERAALVHEVVVEQVAELLGLTPETVDPRYGED